The following are encoded in a window of Megachile rotundata isolate GNS110a chromosome 2, iyMegRotu1, whole genome shotgun sequence genomic DNA:
- the Kap3 gene encoding kinesin associated protein 3 isoform X2: MDEAKFLKRKVRSGALDVHPTEKALVVNYDVEALILGELGDPMLGDRKECQKIIRLKSLNADTNVSLLAKEVIEKCSLIHESKLREVEQLIYYLQNRKVNDSSTSNDNSSQPSRPTSSNSISADNTEIERAVISNVDNYIELLYEEIPGKIKGSSLILQLARVPDNLHELTKNESLLSALARVLREDWRRSIELSTNIVYIFFCFSTYSQFHNIVLEYRIGSLCMDIIDFELNRYDQWKEDMEKRRRHFENTTGLTFFSSGNDNSDKKTKIVDDIWNTDGPLDYEIKKRSNEITTAVSESDIKKLKEELEKNRKKFKSLTKKQEQLLRVAFYLLLNIAENMEVERKMRKKNVIGMLIRTLDRTNTDLLILVIAFLKKLSIFRENKDLMAEESIIEKIPRLLQSNNTDLVLSTLKLLFNLSFDAKLRAKMIRVGLLLKLIKLLSQSDIKNKTTILGLLYHASMDDKVKAMFTNTECIQIVTNMILSSEDDHPKMELIALGINLAINSKNAQLMVENNRLQGLIRKAFRNQDPLIMKMIRNVSQHDSTKENFVEFVGDFAMALNQSDSQDFVLEVIGVLGNLELPDLDYSQILHRCDLIPWIRNNLVPGKALDDLVLEIVIFLGTAAHDEDCARLLCKADILLSLIELLKAKQEDDEMVLQIIYVFYQISKHDSTRDYLIRETGNEAPGYLIDLMHDKNPAIRKVCDACLDVIAMCDKNWAARIKVEKFRSHNQQWLEMVESITNDTSNHLFPEEDDSLSPFMNGDLLKHTMLFPSDDRFSLMKNSSESSENQSRPVSRYKDFDEIGEVMTRSKSRMSVGSGIEDLYYNSKVKFPESESSHVLI, translated from the exons atggATGAAGCGAAATTTCTAAAACG GAAAGTAAGATCTGGAGCTTTAGATGTACATCCAACAGAAAAAGCTTTGGTAGTAAATTATGACGTTGAGGCATTAATTCTTGGTGAATTAGGGGATCCTATGTTAGGAGACCGTAAA GAATGTCAAAAAATAATTCGATTAAAGAGTTTGAATGCAGATACAAATGTATCACTTTTAGCTAAGGAGGTAATAGAAAAATGTTCTTTAATACATGAATCAAAACTTCGTGAAGTAGAACAATTGATTTATTATCTGCAAAACCGAAAAGTAAATGACAGTAGCACAA gtaATGATAACAGCTCTCAACCTTCAAGACCTACATCATCAAATTCCATATCTGCAGATAATACAGAAATAGAACGGGCTGTCATTAGTAATGTTGACAATTATATAGAACTATTATATGAAGAAATACCAGGAAAAATAAAAGGTTCATCACTGATTTTACAGTTGGCCAGGGTACCAGATAATCTTCATGAATTAACAAAAAATG AATCATTATTAAGTGCTTTAGCACGTGTTTTGAGAGAAGATTGGAGACGTAGTATAGAACTATCCACAAATATTGTCTACATTTTTTTCTGCTTTTCAACATACAGTCAGTTTCATAATATTGTTCTTGAATACAGA ATTGGGTCTTTGTGTATGGATATAATAGATTTTGAATTAAACCGATATGATCAATGGAAAGAGGATATGGAAAAACGTAGGCGCCATTTTGAAAATACTACAGgattaacatttttttcaagTGGAAATGACAACTCCgataaaaaaacaaaaattgttgATGATATTTGGAATACTGATGGACCTTTAGATTATGAAATTAAGAAACGATCTAATGAAATAACTACTGCTGTATCTGAAAGTGAcatcaaaaaattgaaagaggaaCTTGAAAAAAATCGTAAAAAGTTCAAAAGTTTGACAAAAAAGCAAGAACAGTTGTTACGAG tggctttttatttattactaaatATTGCTGAAAATATGGAAGTTGAGAGGAAGATGCGAAAGAAAAATGTAATTGGTATGCTGATTAGGACATTAGATAGAACAAACACTGATTTGTTAATACTTGTTATtgcatttttaaagaaattatctATATTTCGTGAAAATAAAGATCTTATG GCAGAAGAAAGTATTATTGAAAAAATACCCAGACTTCTTCAAAGTAATAATACAGACTTAGTTTTGAGTACTTTGAAATTATTGTTCAATCTTTCTTTTGATGCAAAACTCAGAGCAAAGATGATAAGAGTTGGTTTActactaaaattaattaaactactGAGTCAAAGtgacataaaaaataaaactactATTTTGGGCTTATTGTATCATGCTAGTATGGACGATAAAGTGAAAGCAATGTTTACAAACACTGAATGTATACAGATA gtAACAAACATGATTTTAAGCTCTGAAGACGATCACCCAAAAATGGAATTAATAGCACTTGGTATAAATTTAGCAATTAATAGTAAAAACGCGCAACTTATGGTGGAAAATAACCGCTTACAAGGTCTTATAAGAAAGGCATTTAGAAATCAGGATCCTTTGATAATGAAAATGATTCGAAATGTTTCTCAACATGAttcaacaaaagaaaattttgtc GAATTTGTTGGTGATTTTGCCATGGCGTTAAATCAATCAGATTCTCAGGACTTTGTATTGGAAGTGATAGGTGTATTAGGCAATTTAGAATTACCTGATCTGGATTATTCACAAATACTTCATCGATGTGATTTAATACCATGGATACGTAATAATCTTGTTCCAG GTAAAGCACTCGATGACCTAGTACTTGAGATTGTAATTTTTCTGGGTACAGCAGCTCACGATGAAGATTGCGCACGATTATTATGTAAGGCTGATATATTGCTTTCTCTTATCGAACTTCTGAAAG caAAACAAGAGGACGACGAAATGgttttgcaaataatttatgTGTTTTATCAAATATCGAAACATGATTCGACAAGAGATTATTTAATACGAGAAACTGGTAATG AAGCACCTGGATATTTAATAGATCTTATGCATGACAAGAATCCAGCAATTAGAAAAGTATGTGATGCCTGCTTAGATGTTATTGCT atgTGTGATAAAAATTGGGCAGCTCGTATAAAAGTGGAAAAGTTTAGATCACATAATCAACAATGGTTAGAAATGGTAGAATCCATAACAAATGATACTAGCAATCATTTGTTTCCAGAAGAAGATGATAGCCTTTCACCATTCATGAACGGTGACCTTTTGAAACATACGATGTTATTTCCTTCCG ATGATCGATTCTCACTTATGAAAAATTCTTCAGAATCATCGGAAAATCAAAGTCGTCCAGTCAGTAG GTACAAAGACTTTGACGAAATAGGTGAAGTTATGACTCGTTCTAAGTCTCGTATGTCTGTTGGTTCCGGTATTGAAGATCTTTATTACAATTCTAAAGTTAAATTTCCTGAATCAGAGAGTTCACACGTATTGATATAA
- the Kap3 gene encoding kinesin associated protein 3 isoform X1, giving the protein MDEAKFLKRKVRSGALDVHPTEKALVVNYDVEALILGELGDPMLGDRKECQKIIRLKSLNADTNVSLLAKEVIEKCSLIHESKLREVEQLIYYLQNRKVNDSSTSNDNSSQPSRPTSSNSISADNTEIERAVISNVDNYIELLYEEIPGKIKGSSLILQLARVPDNLHELTKNESLLSALARVLREDWRRSIELSTNIVYIFFCFSTYSQFHNIVLEYRIGSLCMDIIDFELNRYDQWKEDMEKRRRHFENTTGLTFFSSGNDNSDKKTKIVDDIWNTDGPLDYEIKKRSNEITTAVSESDIKKLKEELEKNRKKFKSLTKKQEQLLRVAFYLLLNIAENMEVERKMRKKNVIGMLIRTLDRTNTDLLILVIAFLKKLSIFRENKDLMAEESIIEKIPRLLQSNNTDLVLSTLKLLFNLSFDAKLRAKMIRVGLLLKLIKLLSQSDIKNKTTILGLLYHASMDDKVKAMFTNTECIQIVTNMILSSEDDHPKMELIALGINLAINSKNAQLMVENNRLQGLIRKAFRNQDPLIMKMIRNVSQHDSTKENFVEFVGDFAMALNQSDSQDFVLEVIGVLGNLELPDLDYSQILHRCDLIPWIRNNLVPGKALDDLVLEIVIFLGTAAHDEDCARLLCKADILLSLIELLKAKQEDDEMVLQIIYVFYQISKHDSTRDYLIRETGNEAPGYLIDLMHDKNPAIRKVCDACLDVIAMCDKNWAARIKVEKFRSHNQQWLEMVESITNDTSNHLFPEEDDSLSPFMNGDLLKHTMLFPSGNITSFNADDRFSLMKNSSESSENQSRPVSRYKDFDEIGEVMTRSKSRMSVGSGIEDLYYNSKVKFPESESSHVLI; this is encoded by the exons atggATGAAGCGAAATTTCTAAAACG GAAAGTAAGATCTGGAGCTTTAGATGTACATCCAACAGAAAAAGCTTTGGTAGTAAATTATGACGTTGAGGCATTAATTCTTGGTGAATTAGGGGATCCTATGTTAGGAGACCGTAAA GAATGTCAAAAAATAATTCGATTAAAGAGTTTGAATGCAGATACAAATGTATCACTTTTAGCTAAGGAGGTAATAGAAAAATGTTCTTTAATACATGAATCAAAACTTCGTGAAGTAGAACAATTGATTTATTATCTGCAAAACCGAAAAGTAAATGACAGTAGCACAA gtaATGATAACAGCTCTCAACCTTCAAGACCTACATCATCAAATTCCATATCTGCAGATAATACAGAAATAGAACGGGCTGTCATTAGTAATGTTGACAATTATATAGAACTATTATATGAAGAAATACCAGGAAAAATAAAAGGTTCATCACTGATTTTACAGTTGGCCAGGGTACCAGATAATCTTCATGAATTAACAAAAAATG AATCATTATTAAGTGCTTTAGCACGTGTTTTGAGAGAAGATTGGAGACGTAGTATAGAACTATCCACAAATATTGTCTACATTTTTTTCTGCTTTTCAACATACAGTCAGTTTCATAATATTGTTCTTGAATACAGA ATTGGGTCTTTGTGTATGGATATAATAGATTTTGAATTAAACCGATATGATCAATGGAAAGAGGATATGGAAAAACGTAGGCGCCATTTTGAAAATACTACAGgattaacatttttttcaagTGGAAATGACAACTCCgataaaaaaacaaaaattgttgATGATATTTGGAATACTGATGGACCTTTAGATTATGAAATTAAGAAACGATCTAATGAAATAACTACTGCTGTATCTGAAAGTGAcatcaaaaaattgaaagaggaaCTTGAAAAAAATCGTAAAAAGTTCAAAAGTTTGACAAAAAAGCAAGAACAGTTGTTACGAG tggctttttatttattactaaatATTGCTGAAAATATGGAAGTTGAGAGGAAGATGCGAAAGAAAAATGTAATTGGTATGCTGATTAGGACATTAGATAGAACAAACACTGATTTGTTAATACTTGTTATtgcatttttaaagaaattatctATATTTCGTGAAAATAAAGATCTTATG GCAGAAGAAAGTATTATTGAAAAAATACCCAGACTTCTTCAAAGTAATAATACAGACTTAGTTTTGAGTACTTTGAAATTATTGTTCAATCTTTCTTTTGATGCAAAACTCAGAGCAAAGATGATAAGAGTTGGTTTActactaaaattaattaaactactGAGTCAAAGtgacataaaaaataaaactactATTTTGGGCTTATTGTATCATGCTAGTATGGACGATAAAGTGAAAGCAATGTTTACAAACACTGAATGTATACAGATA gtAACAAACATGATTTTAAGCTCTGAAGACGATCACCCAAAAATGGAATTAATAGCACTTGGTATAAATTTAGCAATTAATAGTAAAAACGCGCAACTTATGGTGGAAAATAACCGCTTACAAGGTCTTATAAGAAAGGCATTTAGAAATCAGGATCCTTTGATAATGAAAATGATTCGAAATGTTTCTCAACATGAttcaacaaaagaaaattttgtc GAATTTGTTGGTGATTTTGCCATGGCGTTAAATCAATCAGATTCTCAGGACTTTGTATTGGAAGTGATAGGTGTATTAGGCAATTTAGAATTACCTGATCTGGATTATTCACAAATACTTCATCGATGTGATTTAATACCATGGATACGTAATAATCTTGTTCCAG GTAAAGCACTCGATGACCTAGTACTTGAGATTGTAATTTTTCTGGGTACAGCAGCTCACGATGAAGATTGCGCACGATTATTATGTAAGGCTGATATATTGCTTTCTCTTATCGAACTTCTGAAAG caAAACAAGAGGACGACGAAATGgttttgcaaataatttatgTGTTTTATCAAATATCGAAACATGATTCGACAAGAGATTATTTAATACGAGAAACTGGTAATG AAGCACCTGGATATTTAATAGATCTTATGCATGACAAGAATCCAGCAATTAGAAAAGTATGTGATGCCTGCTTAGATGTTATTGCT atgTGTGATAAAAATTGGGCAGCTCGTATAAAAGTGGAAAAGTTTAGATCACATAATCAACAATGGTTAGAAATGGTAGAATCCATAACAAATGATACTAGCAATCATTTGTTTCCAGAAGAAGATGATAGCCTTTCACCATTCATGAACGGTGACCTTTTGAAACATACGATGTTATTTCCTTCCG GTAATATAACATCATTTAATGCAGATGATCGATTCTCACTTATGAAAAATTCTTCAGAATCATCGGAAAATCAAAGTCGTCCAGTCAGTAG GTACAAAGACTTTGACGAAATAGGTGAAGTTATGACTCGTTCTAAGTCTCGTATGTCTGTTGGTTCCGGTATTGAAGATCTTTATTACAATTCTAAAGTTAAATTTCCTGAATCAGAGAGTTCACACGTATTGATATAA